From a region of the Acanthochromis polyacanthus isolate Apoly-LR-REF ecotype Palm Island chromosome 3, KAUST_Apoly_ChrSc, whole genome shotgun sequence genome:
- the bglapl gene encoding bone gamma-carboxyglutamate (gla) protein, like encodes MKTLALLSICALLSVCWSMGAVEPEVVVDPAADTAAEAAPADPAAASSDSSSASDSSSSSESDSASSSESDSSSDSSASDSNSSSDSSASDSSSSSESSESSESSESSSSESSSSESDSSDSSDSSASDSSSSSSSSSSESASAEAAQVVMKRDLAAVLLRRRRAAPAGDLSPLQLESLREVCEMNNACDEMAETAGIVAAYVAYYGPVPF; translated from the exons ATGAAGACTCTGGCTCTCCTCTCCATCTGTGCTCTTCTGTCAGTGTGCTGGTCCATGGGAG CTGTGGAACCTGAGGTTGTCgtggatcctgctgctgacacagctgctgaagctgcacCTGCCGACCCTGCAGCTGCTTCCTCTGACTCCTCATCTGCTTCGGACTCTTCTTCATCCTCCGAGTCTGATTCAGCCTCCTCCTCCGAATCCGACTCTTCCTCGGACTCTTCAGCATCTGATTCCAACTCAAGCTCAGACTCTTCAGCCTCCGATTCATCCTCCTCATCTGAGTCCTCCGAGTCCTCTGAATCTTCTGAATCTTCTTCCTCCGagtcttcttcttctgaatCCGACTCCTCAGACTCCTCTGACTCTTCTGCCTCTGactcttcctcttcatcatcctcatcttcatcagagTCAGCCAGTGCTGAGG ctGCTCAAGTAGTCATGAAGAGGGACCTGGCTGCTGTTCTCCTGAGGAGAAGAAGAGCTGCTCCAGCAGGCGACCTCTCCCCTCTGCAGCTGGAAAG CCTAAGAGAGGTGTGTGAGATGAATAATGCCTGCGATGAGATGGCTGAGACTGCAGGCATCGTTGCCGCATACGTCGCCTACTACGGACCTGTCCCCTTCTAA